A portion of the Malania oleifera isolate guangnan ecotype guangnan chromosome 3, ASM2987363v1, whole genome shotgun sequence genome contains these proteins:
- the LOC131151366 gene encoding dihydrolipoyl dehydrogenase 2, chloroplastic-like isoform X1 has translation MHCSLSLSTSSPAIARSNHISDLSSAVPFKPLNLRFCGLQREALGFGYDSRRVLLSTRRRAKKVSASASDNGSTPKAFDYDLVIIGAGVGGHGAALHAVEKGLKTAIVEGDVVGGTCVNRGCVPSKALLAVSGRMRELQSEHHLKALGLQVSAAGYDRQGVADHANNLASKIRSNLTNSMKALGVDILTGVGTILGPQKVKYGKVGFSDQVITAKDIIIATGSVPFVPKGVEVDGKTVITSDHALKLEFVPDWIAIVGSGYIGLEFSDVYTALGSEVTFIEALDQLMPGFDPEIGKLAQRILINPRKIDYHIGVFATKITPAKDGKPVSIELIDAKTKEPKDTLEVDAALIATGRAPFTKGLGLENINVVTQRGFVPVDDRMRVIDANGKLVPHLYCIGDANGKMMLAHAASAQGISVVEQVSGKDHVLNHLSIPAACFTHPEISMVGLTEPQAREKAEKEGFEVSIAKTSFKANTKALAENEGEGLAKLIYRPDNGEILGVHIFGLHAADLIHEASNAIALGTRIQDIKYAVHAHPTLSEVLDELFKSAKGISRNCASLAKSKNGDASYHMNSNISPLEPPGFLTTVSPKIFLVAMSLCLEFVLQCFRDLFAFIFNFLHKFVF, from the exons ATGCACTGCTCGCTCTCTCTCTCCACCTCTTCTCCGGCCATTGCCAGATCAAATCACATCTCCGACCTATCCTCTGCCGTCCCATTCAAGCCTCTGAACCTCCGGTTCTGCGGTCTTCAGCGCGAGGCCCTAGGATTTGGTTACGACTCTCGTCGAGTTCTTCTATCCACTCGCAGGCGCGCCAAGAAGGTCTCGGCTTCGGCGTCCGACAATGGCAGCACTCCGAAAGCATTCGATTACGATTTGGTCATAATAGGAGCTGGCGTCGGCGGTCACGGAGCCGCGCTTCACGCCGTCGAGAAG GGTCTGAAAACTGCTATAGTTGAGGGAGACGTGGTGGGGGGAACATGTGTAAACAGAGGCTGTGTTCCCTCTAAAGCACTTCTTGCTGTAAGTGGTCGAATGCGTGAACTTCAGTCCGAGCATCACTTGAAGGCTTTGGGTTTGCAA GTTTCAGCTGCTGGTTATGACAGACAGGGAGTGGCTGATCATGCTAATAATCTTGCTTCTAAAATTCGTAGCAATTTGACCAATTCAATGAAGGCCCTTGGTGTAGACATTTTGACTGGTGTTGGCACAATTTTG GGCCCTCAAAAGGTGAAATATGGGAAAGTTGGCTTCTCTGACCAAGTAATAACTGCAAAAGATATTATTATTGCTACTGGTTCTGTACCTTTTGTCCCAAAAGGCGTTGAAGTTGATG GGAAGACTGTAATTACCAGTGATCATGCACTTAAACTGGAGTTTGTTCCTGATTGGATAGCTATAGTGGGAAGTGGTTATATTGGTCTTGAATTCAGTGATGTATACACAGCACTTGGAAGTGAG GTGACTTTTATTGAAGCACTAGATCAGCTAATGCCTGGGTTTGATCCTGAGATTGGGAAGTTGGCTCAAAGGATTCTAATAAATCCACGGAAAATTGACTATCACATTGGAGTGTTTGCAACCAAG ATCACTCCAGCAAAGGATGGAAAACCAGTCAGTATTGAGCTTATTGATGCCAAGACTAAGGAACCAAAAGATACTTTGGAG GTGGATGCAGCATTAATTGCAACTGGAAGGGCTCCATTTACAAAAGGTCTTGGCTTGGAGAAT ATCAATGTAGTAACGCAACGTGGTTTCGTTCCTGTTGACGACCGCATGCGAGTAATTGATGCAAATGGCAAATTG GTTCCTCACTTGTATTGCATTGGTGATGCAAATGGTAAAATGATGCTAGCTCATGCAGCAAGTGCACAAGGAATTTCAG TTGTTGAACAAGTCAGCGGAAAAGATCATGTGCTTAATCATTTGAGCATCCCAGCAGCATGTTTCACTCATCCTGAAATCAGTATGGTTGGGTTGACAGAG CCTCAAGCAAGGGAGAAAGCTGAAAAGGAGGGATTTGAAGTAAGTATTGCCAAAACAAGTTTTAAGGCTAATACAAAGGCCTTAGCAGAGAATGAAGGAGAGGGACTTGCTAAG TTGATATACAGACCTGACAATGGAGAGATTCTTGGAGTTCATATTTTTGGGTTGCATGCTGCGGACCTCATCCATGAAGCATCCAATGCTATAGCATTAGGGACACGTATTCAG GACATTAAGTATGCAGTTCATGCACATCCAACATTGTCCGAAGTGCTTGATGAACTCTTTAAATCGGCAAAG GGAATTTCAAGAAACTGCGCTTCTCTTGCCAAAAGTAAAAATGGAGATGCATCCTATCATATGAACAGTAACATCAGCCCGCTAGAACCTCCCGGCTTCTTGACAACAGTGAGCCCCAAAATTTTCCTTGTTGCAATGTCTCTATGTTTAGAGTTTGTTTTACAGTGCTTTAGAGATCTGTTTGCCTTCATATTTAATTTTCTTCACAAATTTGTTTTCTAG
- the LOC131151365 gene encoding large ribosomal subunit protein eL29z, which yields MAKSKNHTAHNQSYKAHKNGIKKPRKHRHTSTKGMDPKFLRNQRYARKHNKKSGESATEEE from the exons ATGGCGAAGTCGAAGAACCACACAGCCCACAATCAGTCGTACAAGGCTCACAAAAACGGCATCAAGAAGCCCAGGAAGCACCGCCACACCTCAACCAAAGGG ATGGATCCAAAGTTCCTGAGGAACCAGAGGTACGCGAGGAAACATAACAAGAAGAGCGGTGAGTCCGCTACCGAGGAAGAATAG
- the LOC131151362 gene encoding pentatricopeptide repeat-containing protein At2g22070-like, with protein sequence MKGKRQLCKAIDVLYSRGCAGYETYTHLVLECVRMNDVDQAKRLQSHMELNSFQPTNTFLHNRLLHLYAKSGELSHAQNLFDKMPKRDIFSWNAMLSAYSKLGSIEDLRALFDQMPIRDSVSYNTVIAGFSGNGSSRKALEFFVRMQRDGFEATEYTHVIALHACSQLLDLKLGKQIHGRIAVGNLEENVFVWNALTDLYAKCGEIDQARWLFDRTVCKNVVSWNSMISGYLKNGQPNKCIDLFHDMQLSGFKPDQVTVSNVLGAFFQSGCLHRARNFFDEIREKDIVCWTTMIVGYAQNGKEEDALRLFRDVQLEDIRPDTFTISAAVSSCAKLASLYHGQVIHGKSILVGVDGDLLVSSALIDMYSKCGETIDAWVVFKMMTIRNVISWNSMIVGYAQNGQDLEALALYEQMLQEDLKPDNITFVGILSACVHGCLIDHGQAYFDSISKQHGMTPTLDHFACMINLLGRAGSPNKAIDLIKSMPHKPNCLIWSTLLSVSAINGDIEHGEMAAKHLFETDPFNAGPYIMLSNIYAACGRWKDVASMRSLMKSKKVKKFAAYSWIEIDNKVHKFVAGDRTHPETEIIYGELERLIKELQKAGFTPDTNLVLHDVGEDEKFESICYHSEKLALAFGLIKKPDGRMPIRIIKNIRVCGDCHTFMKFVSKIVERPIILRDSNRFHHFVGGECSCKDNW encoded by the coding sequence ATGAAAGGCAAGCGCCAGCTTTGCAAAGCCATAGACGTCTTGTACTCTCGAGGATGTGCAGGCTACGAAACATACACTCATCTCGTTCTTGAATGTGTTCGAATGAACGATGTTGATCAAGCAAAGAGACTGCAATCTCATATGGAGCTTAACTCCTTTCAACCCACCAACACGTTCCTCCACAACCGTCTTCTCCACCTCTATGCCAAATCTGGGGAACTATCTCATGCTCAAAACCTGTTCGATAAAATGCCCAAAAGAGACATTTTCTCTTGGAATGCAATGCTATCCGCATACTCGAAGTTGGGTTCTATTGAGGATTTGCGGGCATTATTTGATCAAATGCCTATTCGTGATTCGGTTTCATATAATACAGTGATTGCTGGTTTTTCCGGAAATGGGTCTTCGAGGAAAGCTTTGGAGTTTTTTGTTAGAATGCAGAGAGATGGGTTTGAGGCCACAGAGTATACCCACGTGATTGCGTTGCATGCCTGTTCACAGTTGTTGGATCTGAAGCTTGGGAAACAAATTCATGGAAGGATTGCGGTGGGTAATTTGGAGGAGAATGTTTTTGTTTGGAATGCTTTGACTGATCTGTATGCCAAGTGTGGAGAGATTGATCAAGCTCGGTGGTTGTTTGATCGCACAGTTTGTAAGAATGTGGTCTCTTGGAATTCAATGATATCTGGTTATTTGAAAAATGGACAGCCCAACAAATGTATTGATTTGTTTCATGACATGCAATTGTCGGGGTTCAAGCCTGACCAGGTTACTGTTTCAAATGTTCTTGGTGCTTTCTTTCAGAGTGGGTGTTTACATAGAGCAAGAAATttttttgatgaaattagggAGAAAGATATTGTTTGTTGGACGACAATGATTGTGGGATATGCACAAAATGGAAAAGAAGAGGATGCTTTGAGGTTGTTTCGAGATGTGCAATTGGAAGATATTAGACCTGACACTTTTACCATCTCAGCTGCTGTCAGTTCTTGTGCCAAATTAGCTTCTTTGTATCATGGTCAGGTAATTCATGGAAAATCCATTCTTGTGGGTGTTGATGGTGATTTGCTTGTCTCTAGTGCCCTTATTGATATGTATTCCAAATGTGGAGAAACCATAGATGCTTGGGTTGTGTTCAAAATGATGACAATTCGGAATGTGATTTCTTGGAACTCCATGATTGTGGGCTATGCACAAAATGGACAGGATCTAGAGGCACTGGCCCTTTATGAACAGATGTTGCAAGAAGATTTGAAACCTGATAATATTACCTTTGTGGGCATTTTGTCTGCTTGCGTCCATGGTTGTTTGATCGACCATGGGCAGGCATATTTTGACTCAATCAGCAAACAGCATGGAATGACGCCTACTTTGGATCATTTTGCATGTATGATCAATCTTCTTGGCCGTGCAGGATCCCCAAACAAGGCAATAGATCTCATTAAAAGTATGCCTCATAAACCGAATTGCCTAATTTGGTCCACCCTTTTGTCTGTCTCTGCAATAAATGGCGACATTGAACATGGGGAGATGGCGGCAAAACATCTCTTTGAAACGGATCCATTCAATGCTGGACCTTATATTATGCTCTCCAACATATATGCTGCTTGTGGAAGATGGAAAGATGTAGCATCTATGAGGTCTCTCATGAAGAGTAAGAAAGTTAAGAAATTTGCTGCCTACAGCTGGATTGAGATTGATAACAAGGTCCATAAGTTTGTAGCAGGAGATCGAACCCATCCTGAAACAGAAATAATTTATGGAGAATTGGAAAGATTGATAAAAGAACTGCAGAAAGCTGGCTTTACTCCTGATACAAACTTGGTTCTTCATGATGTGGGGGAGGATGAGAAGTTCGAATCCATCTGCTACCACAGTGAGAAACTTGCCCTTGCATTTGGGTTGATCAAGAAGCCTGATGGAAGAATGCCCATTAGGATTATAAAGAACATCCGTGTTTGTGGGGACTGTCACACTTTTATGAAGTTTGTAAGTAAAATTGTTGAACGGCCTATCATCTTGAGAGATTCAAACAGATTTCATCATTTTGTAGGGGGGGAGTGCTCCTGCAAGGACAATTGGTAG
- the LOC131151366 gene encoding dihydrolipoyl dehydrogenase 1, chloroplastic-like isoform X2 yields MHCSLSLSTSSPAIARSNHISDLSSAVPFKPLNLRFCGLQREALGFGYDSRRVLLSTRRRAKKVSASASDNGSTPKAFDYDLVIIGAGVGGHGAALHAVEKGLKTAIVEGDVVGGTCVNRGCVPSKALLAVSGRMRELQSEHHLKALGLQVSAAGYDRQGVADHANNLASKIRSNLTNSMKALGVDILTGVGTILGPQKVKYGKVGFSDQVITAKDIIIATGSVPFVPKGVEVDGKTVITSDHALKLEFVPDWIAIVGSGYIGLEFSDVYTALGSEVTFIEALDQLMPGFDPEIGKLAQRILINPRKIDYHIGVFATKITPAKDGKPVSIELIDAKTKEPKDTLEVDAALIATGRAPFTKGLGLENINVVTQRGFVPVDDRMRVIDANGKLVPHLYCIGDANGKMMLAHAASAQGISVVEQVSGKDHVLNHLSIPAACFTHPEISMVGLTEPQAREKAEKEGFEVSIAKTSFKANTKALAENEGEGLAKLIYRPDNGEILGVHIFGLHAADLIHEASNAIALGTRIQDIKYAVHAHPTLSEVLDELFKSAKVSAHVSSPVREGVAV; encoded by the exons ATGCACTGCTCGCTCTCTCTCTCCACCTCTTCTCCGGCCATTGCCAGATCAAATCACATCTCCGACCTATCCTCTGCCGTCCCATTCAAGCCTCTGAACCTCCGGTTCTGCGGTCTTCAGCGCGAGGCCCTAGGATTTGGTTACGACTCTCGTCGAGTTCTTCTATCCACTCGCAGGCGCGCCAAGAAGGTCTCGGCTTCGGCGTCCGACAATGGCAGCACTCCGAAAGCATTCGATTACGATTTGGTCATAATAGGAGCTGGCGTCGGCGGTCACGGAGCCGCGCTTCACGCCGTCGAGAAG GGTCTGAAAACTGCTATAGTTGAGGGAGACGTGGTGGGGGGAACATGTGTAAACAGAGGCTGTGTTCCCTCTAAAGCACTTCTTGCTGTAAGTGGTCGAATGCGTGAACTTCAGTCCGAGCATCACTTGAAGGCTTTGGGTTTGCAA GTTTCAGCTGCTGGTTATGACAGACAGGGAGTGGCTGATCATGCTAATAATCTTGCTTCTAAAATTCGTAGCAATTTGACCAATTCAATGAAGGCCCTTGGTGTAGACATTTTGACTGGTGTTGGCACAATTTTG GGCCCTCAAAAGGTGAAATATGGGAAAGTTGGCTTCTCTGACCAAGTAATAACTGCAAAAGATATTATTATTGCTACTGGTTCTGTACCTTTTGTCCCAAAAGGCGTTGAAGTTGATG GGAAGACTGTAATTACCAGTGATCATGCACTTAAACTGGAGTTTGTTCCTGATTGGATAGCTATAGTGGGAAGTGGTTATATTGGTCTTGAATTCAGTGATGTATACACAGCACTTGGAAGTGAG GTGACTTTTATTGAAGCACTAGATCAGCTAATGCCTGGGTTTGATCCTGAGATTGGGAAGTTGGCTCAAAGGATTCTAATAAATCCACGGAAAATTGACTATCACATTGGAGTGTTTGCAACCAAG ATCACTCCAGCAAAGGATGGAAAACCAGTCAGTATTGAGCTTATTGATGCCAAGACTAAGGAACCAAAAGATACTTTGGAG GTGGATGCAGCATTAATTGCAACTGGAAGGGCTCCATTTACAAAAGGTCTTGGCTTGGAGAAT ATCAATGTAGTAACGCAACGTGGTTTCGTTCCTGTTGACGACCGCATGCGAGTAATTGATGCAAATGGCAAATTG GTTCCTCACTTGTATTGCATTGGTGATGCAAATGGTAAAATGATGCTAGCTCATGCAGCAAGTGCACAAGGAATTTCAG TTGTTGAACAAGTCAGCGGAAAAGATCATGTGCTTAATCATTTGAGCATCCCAGCAGCATGTTTCACTCATCCTGAAATCAGTATGGTTGGGTTGACAGAG CCTCAAGCAAGGGAGAAAGCTGAAAAGGAGGGATTTGAAGTAAGTATTGCCAAAACAAGTTTTAAGGCTAATACAAAGGCCTTAGCAGAGAATGAAGGAGAGGGACTTGCTAAG TTGATATACAGACCTGACAATGGAGAGATTCTTGGAGTTCATATTTTTGGGTTGCATGCTGCGGACCTCATCCATGAAGCATCCAATGCTATAGCATTAGGGACACGTATTCAG GACATTAAGTATGCAGTTCATGCACATCCAACATTGTCCGAAGTGCTTGATGAACTCTTTAAATCGGCAAAG GTTAGTGCTCATGTTTCTAGTCCAGTTAGGGAGGGAGTTGCAGTCTAA